One Actinospica robiniae DSM 44927 genomic region harbors:
- a CDS encoding TetR/AcrR family transcriptional regulator: MSRAVKSPGAEDQAANGQIRRRRQPVQARSRETVERILEAADAFIEEGGLDAVTTRNVAERAGITPPSLYRFFADREQVLDALIEQHLERLGAFLAEAEQRWAPGSAAEFVARELDTFAAYFKGHHNMARLWFDGRVSPTVRAEVGRYQHRTAQRLHALAISAGFATACNDPRIFVLAVELGDRVLDLAFRERNEPDPHVIRHGHTALTAYLEAALRQ; encoded by the coding sequence ATGTCGAGAGCCGTCAAGAGTCCGGGCGCCGAGGATCAGGCCGCCAACGGGCAGATCCGCCGCCGCAGGCAGCCGGTCCAGGCCCGCAGCCGCGAGACCGTGGAGCGGATCTTGGAGGCCGCGGACGCCTTCATCGAGGAAGGCGGGCTCGATGCCGTGACGACCCGCAACGTCGCCGAGCGCGCCGGCATCACACCGCCCTCGCTCTACCGGTTCTTCGCCGACCGCGAGCAGGTGCTCGACGCGCTGATCGAGCAGCACCTCGAACGGCTCGGCGCCTTCCTGGCCGAGGCCGAGCAGCGGTGGGCGCCGGGTTCGGCCGCGGAGTTCGTCGCGCGCGAACTCGACACCTTCGCCGCCTACTTCAAGGGCCACCACAACATGGCCCGGCTGTGGTTCGACGGTCGCGTCTCGCCGACCGTGCGGGCTGAGGTGGGGCGCTACCAGCACCGCACCGCGCAGCGCCTGCACGCGCTGGCGATCTCGGCCGGATTCGCCACCGCGTGCAATGACCCCCGGATCTTCGTTCTCGCGGTCGAACTCGGCGATCGGGTCCTGGACCTGGCCTTCCGCGAGCGCAACGAACCCGATCCGCACGTGATCCGGCACGGCCACACCGCGCTGACCGCGTACCTCGAGGCGGCGCTGCGGCAGTAG